One window from the genome of Candidatus Didemnitutus sp. encodes:
- the hoxE gene encoding bidirectional hydrogenase complex protein HoxE: MLLTEAHRKLERKKAAATPHPSGDKRLVILDTFMKRQQFRGAALIEVLHKAQELFGFLDDGLLLYIAKSLKLPPSRVYGVATFYHFFSLKPQGEHNCVVCLGTACYVKGADKIMAALEKRTGIKSGETTPDNKLSLVTARCIGACGIAPAVVYDGTVSAKQTPDSALAAVEKLLAAPCNSKT, encoded by the coding sequence ATGCTACTCACGGAAGCCCACCGTAAACTCGAGCGCAAGAAAGCCGCCGCCACCCCTCACCCGAGCGGCGACAAGCGCCTCGTCATCCTCGACACCTTCATGAAGCGCCAGCAGTTCCGCGGCGCCGCTCTCATCGAGGTCCTGCACAAGGCCCAGGAACTCTTCGGGTTCCTCGACGACGGCCTGCTGCTCTACATCGCGAAGTCGCTGAAGCTCCCGCCGAGCCGCGTCTATGGCGTCGCGACGTTCTACCATTTCTTCTCCCTGAAACCCCAGGGCGAACACAACTGCGTCGTCTGCCTCGGCACCGCCTGCTACGTGAAAGGCGCCGACAAAATCATGGCCGCCCTCGAAAAGCGGACCGGCATCAAGAGCGGCGAGACCACGCCCGACAACAAGCTCTCGCTCGTCACCGCGCGCTGCATCGGCGCCTGCGGCATCGCGCCCGCTGTCGTCTACGACGGCACCGTCTCCGCGAAACAAACCCCCGACTCCGCGCTCGCCGCCGTCGAAAAACTCCTCGCCGCCCCATGCAACTCGAAGACCTGA